The genomic DNA CTATCAGGATGAATATCTTTGAGGCAGTAGGCCAGCAGGATGATGGCGATAAGGGAACCCCAGAAGTGCTTTTTCTTGAAAATAGACGCCACTTTTACCTCAAAAATTAAAGCGGCAGAGGCCGCCTGACAGGATAATAACAGATAATTGAGTCGGGCTGTCAATCAAAAACTGACCATGTTCAGGAACCTCAGATTACTTCCACGCTGGATTTCTTGACCCACCCCTGTCGCTGATTCTCAAAAGTAACCCGGTAATAATCACCAAACGATTTTTCAATTTTAAATGTCAGGCCATAGGCGCCTACAAACTCCAGATGATTGTCCTCCCCCGGGCCGCTGAAAACCTGGGCTTCATCGGCCACAATCACCCCCTTGGGAATCATATAATCGGTACGGTATTTATAAGTGGTTAGCCCCGAGGATATTATTACCAGAGCCAGAAGAATGTAACCCGCAGTTCTAATTAAGAATCCATGCCATTGCCGGTATAGAAGGGCGCTCAAAAAGAGCATGAAGGCGATAAATGCGAATGAGGCAAACCAGGCCATTCCGTCAAGTGTAAAAGGGTCCACCAGTCTATCGAAGAAAGAGGTGACAGGGTTGATTCTGACCCCTTCCAGACTGGTCGGCATGAACTGGCGGGCGTAGGTCAGATTACTGTTAATGTCGTCATCACGCGGGCTCAGCCGTTTGGCTCGCAGATAATAGAGGATAGCATACCCGAGTTTGCCCTGCCGAAAATAGCAGTTGCCGATATTGTAATAAAGCGGCGCCGAAACACAATCGCCTTTCTCCAGTTTCTGATATCCATCCAGGGCGGCGGCAAAATCCTTATTGTCATAAGCCCGGTTCGCCGCAGAAAAAAGAGAATCAGTATTGAGACTGTTGACTTTTGGTGCGACCAAAAGTACCAACATCAGTATCAGAATTATCGGAGACAATTTATCAGCCAAACCGCACCTCCTCCAGTTTAATCAGCAGATCTTCGGCGGCTTGCAGGGATTGCGCAATCTGCTCGGGGAAGACTTCGGCCGATGAATATTGGGCAAAATCGGCCTGATTCAGAAGCTCTCTGGCTTTTGCGGTCAACTCTTCATCGACGCCCGATTCACCCAGGATTTCCAGCAGGCGGTCACCGGTCAGTCCGTGCGGCGAGACATTCAATTTGTTGGCCACATAGGTAAAAACGGCGCGCCTCAGCTCGGCATAGAAGGGAGCCGTCATCCCGGCATCGACCATCTTTCGCGCGGCCGAGAGATGTTTCCGGGCCACTTTTTTGGCCGCCCGGGAGCGGGCATATTTAACATCAGAGTTCAGTTTTGCCTTGCGCAGGCTGTCAATCCAGACGGCGGCCAGAAGCAGAACCGGGATGGCGTTCAATATCATATAGAGCGGCGCAAAAAGTATGACCGTACGCCGCTGGCTCAGCACGGCCGGATCCGTCTTGATGTAACGGATGTCTTTAGCCGAAGATTCAACGACTCGGCCTGCGACGGCGCGAAGCGGAGCATCGGTATAGTCGCCGGTGGCGGCCGGATTGACAATGAGTTCAATCGAACCCGCAGCGATTGATTGATATTTCTTTGTCGCAGGATTGAAAAAGTCAAGTTTGACCGGAGGGATGGTCAGCTTACCGGCCCTCTTGGGAATATATACCTCCTCAAAAGCTTTTGTTCCGCCGACCAGCCCGCCCGCCTTGGATATTTTTTCATCGGAAGAAGCCCGATAAGTGCGGAATTCCTGAAGGTCGCCGATATTCGGCTCCGCAATTGTCTTTATATTTCCGGTGCCGCTTATCTTGTAGGTTACCGTTACCGGCTGATTCATATCCACGTCCGTTTTATCGGGTGTAGCGGTTATTGTAAAATCGCCGACCGTGCCGGTAAAATCTGACGGTTTGTTATTCTCGGGTAGCGGCAGGACATTTATTTTCAGCGGGCGTGAACGGACACTGCGTGATTCCCCCTGAGAAATGAAATCGTCGAACATTGAGAACGGGTCATTTCGCCGGGGCGCCTTTTTGACCACGACCATCGCGGACACCATGGCCGGGCCGATCGTCAACTCTCCGGAGCGGGTGGGGAAAAGAGCCGATGATATTTCAATAACCTGGTAACGACGGCCGTTGACAATTTGATAATAGGATTTCTGGGCATCCAGAACATCGGTCCAGAAATCGGTTGTTTGCGGGGCATTGTACTCCGGCTGGGAGTAAAGTTGCACGCCATAAAAAAATTTTAGGGTGAGTGTAATCTGTTCATTGACATAAGCCGTCTTTTTGTTCACCTCGGCGGTCAAAAAAAGATCCCGTCCCTCCCCTTCCTGGGAGGTTGCCTCCTGCTTTAATGTCGGCGGCGTACTGACACCCGACTCAATAATCGTAACGGCCAATTCGTTGGAGGTGTACCGTTTCTGATTGAAGACAAGCGAGACCGGACGAATGGGGAAAGTCCCCTGCCGCTTGGGCTGTAGAAGATAGCGATATGAGTAAGATGTCTCCATGCGGCCGTTGACAATGGAAATATTAGTCGAGGTTCCCTGCGAATAGACATTGAACATGGAAAGGTTGGGCAATTCCGGCGCAGGCAGATTCCTTTGCGAACCGGAAACGGTCACGGTCAACGAGGCCTGTTCCCCGATATTTATCGTATCGCGATCAAGAGAAATCTGAATGGTTATATCATCCTGCGCGGCGGCCGCCATCGGCAGCAATAGAAAGGATAATATCAACATCTTCTTCAGCATCATCACCAGTCGTTCCCCTCATAGACGGCCGGGCCCTCCATCCGGCGGAC from Candidatus Zixiibacteriota bacterium includes the following:
- a CDS encoding tetratricopeptide repeat protein — encoded protein: MADKLSPIILILMLVLLVAPKVNSLNTDSLFSAANRAYDNKDFAAALDGYQKLEKGDCVSAPLYYNIGNCYFRQGKLGYAILYYLRAKRLSPRDDDINSNLTYARQFMPTSLEGVRINPVTSFFDRLVDPFTLDGMAWFASFAFIAFMLFLSALLYRQWHGFLIRTAGYILLALVIISSGLTTYKYRTDYMIPKGVIVADEAQVFSGPGEDNHLEFVGAYGLTFKIEKSFGDYYRVTFENQRQGWVKKSSVEVI
- a CDS encoding BatD family protein, whose translation is MMLKKMLILSFLLLPMAAAAQDDITIQISLDRDTINIGEQASLTVTVSGSQRNLPAPELPNLSMFNVYSQGTSTNISIVNGRMETSYSYRYLLQPKRQGTFPIRPVSLVFNQKRYTSNELAVTIIESGVSTPPTLKQEATSQEGEGRDLFLTAEVNKKTAYVNEQITLTLKFFYGVQLYSQPEYNAPQTTDFWTDVLDAQKSYYQIVNGRRYQVIEISSALFPTRSGELTIGPAMVSAMVVVKKAPRRNDPFSMFDDFISQGESRSVRSRPLKINVLPLPENNKPSDFTGTVGDFTITATPDKTDVDMNQPVTVTYKISGTGNIKTIAEPNIGDLQEFRTYRASSDEKISKAGGLVGGTKAFEEVYIPKRAGKLTIPPVKLDFFNPATKKYQSIAAGSIELIVNPAATGDYTDAPLRAVAGRVVESSAKDIRYIKTDPAVLSQRRTVILFAPLYMILNAIPVLLLAAVWIDSLRKAKLNSDVKYARSRAAKKVARKHLSAARKMVDAGMTAPFYAELRRAVFTYVANKLNVSPHGLTGDRLLEILGESGVDEELTAKARELLNQADFAQYSSAEVFPEQIAQSLQAAEDLLIKLEEVRFG